In Alkalibaculum bacchi, a single genomic region encodes these proteins:
- the flgB gene encoding flagellar basal body rod protein FlgB, translated as MSNFSYDLIKKGLDMSSLRQRTVSSNIANINTPDYKVNKVQFEDLLKTAIDENAVTLEKSHPNHFGIGEVEDIEPIVKKRESTSLNDNGNNVDVDLEMTELAANELYYNTLVSQLNSRLANLNYVINK; from the coding sequence ATGAGTAATTTTAGTTATGATTTGATCAAAAAAGGATTAGATATGTCCTCTTTACGTCAAAGAACCGTATCTAGCAATATTGCAAATATCAACACACCTGATTACAAAGTGAATAAAGTTCAATTTGAAGACTTACTAAAGACAGCCATAGATGAAAATGCAGTGACTTTAGAAAAATCTCATCCTAATCACTTTGGCATTGGGGAAGTAGAAGATATAGAACCTATTGTAAAAAAAAGAGAATCTACTTCTCTAAACGACAATGGAAACAATGTAGATGTCGATTTAGAAATGACCGAATTAGCAGCTAATGAATTGTATTACAATACATTAGTCTCTCAGTTGAATTCTAGGCTCGCTAATTTGAACTATGTAATTAATAAATAA